In [Leptolyngbya] sp. PCC 7376, a genomic segment contains:
- a CDS encoding hemolysin family protein: MLSSGDILVRLCSVFVLIAINAFFVTAEFSIVSVRRSRISQLIAEGDTKAKMVQALQSRLERLLSTTQLGITLSSLALGWIGEETMASSIEQLLVQMPLPEVWTKPFAASVSIPFAFFLIAYLQIILGELCPKSLALSHSEEIARWLAPPSLTIARIFNPFIWILNQSNRRMLQLFGIAPIHQNLWQDRVTPEELQLIINTEQESMGLEAEERELLNNVIEFGDVKAEEIMTPRTNIHAIAKTSTLADLLAKVGKTHHSAYPVRNESIDDIVGFVRFRDFAVPFAEEQTSLNHTIEDWIRPIPFVSEETPIADLLPKMQRTKQPMVMVVDEFGGTSGLVTLKDIINEIIGDEPEQGIDSTPPIQSINPHTFLVDAQIDLDELNEALQIDLPSTDDYQTLSGFLLYQWQKIPKTNEIFRFDDLEFVVSEVSGPRIKQIKVVKTKSEFEAIAEPDAQQKTDPATNFDEMLSPERDSGEENQSE; encoded by the coding sequence ATGTTGTCCAGCGGTGATATTTTAGTTCGACTATGCTCGGTTTTTGTCCTTATTGCGATTAATGCGTTTTTCGTAACTGCTGAGTTTTCAATTGTTTCAGTCCGGCGATCGCGTATCAGTCAGCTCATTGCAGAAGGGGACACAAAAGCAAAAATGGTACAGGCTTTGCAGTCAAGACTGGAAAGACTCCTCTCGACAACGCAGTTAGGCATTACCTTATCCAGTCTCGCCTTAGGGTGGATCGGTGAGGAGACAATGGCCAGCTCCATTGAGCAACTTCTAGTACAGATGCCGCTACCAGAGGTCTGGACAAAGCCTTTTGCTGCTTCTGTCTCGATTCCTTTTGCGTTCTTTTTAATTGCGTATTTACAAATTATTTTGGGAGAACTTTGCCCAAAATCCCTGGCTCTATCCCATTCAGAGGAAATCGCTCGCTGGTTAGCACCTCCAAGTTTAACGATCGCCCGAATTTTCAATCCGTTTATCTGGATTCTAAATCAATCAAATCGCCGTATGCTACAGCTTTTCGGCATTGCCCCTATTCATCAAAATCTTTGGCAAGATCGTGTAACGCCAGAAGAACTACAACTGATTATTAATACTGAACAAGAATCAATGGGTTTGGAAGCGGAGGAGCGAGAGCTGCTGAACAATGTGATCGAATTTGGAGATGTGAAAGCGGAAGAAATTATGACCCCCCGCACTAATATTCATGCGATCGCCAAAACATCTACCCTGGCTGACCTATTGGCAAAAGTCGGAAAAACCCATCATTCTGCCTATCCTGTCCGTAACGAATCTATTGATGACATTGTCGGGTTTGTTCGTTTTCGAGATTTTGCGGTGCCGTTCGCAGAAGAACAGACCAGCCTTAATCACACTATTGAAGATTGGATTAGACCGATTCCCTTTGTGTCTGAAGAAACGCCTATTGCGGATCTTCTCCCAAAAATGCAACGGACAAAACAACCAATGGTAATGGTCGTAGATGAGTTTGGCGGTACATCGGGGCTGGTCACACTTAAAGATATTATCAATGAAATTATTGGGGATGAGCCGGAACAAGGCATCGATTCAACACCACCAATTCAGTCGATTAATCCTCACACTTTTCTCGTTGATGCTCAGATTGATCTTGATGAGCTCAATGAAGCCCTACAAATTGATTTGCCGAGTACGGATGATTATCAAACTTTGAGTGGCTTCCTACTTTACCAGTGGCAAAAAATCCCCAAAACAAACGAAATTTTCCGCTTTGATGATTTAGAATTCGTCGTCTCTGAAGTCAGTGGCCCTCGCATTAAGCAAATTAAAGTGGTAAAAACAAAATCTGAGTTTGAGGCGATCGCCGAACCGGATGCTCAGCAAAAAACTGACCCTGCCACCAATTTTGACGAAATGCTATCCCCAGAAAGGGATAGTGGTGAAGAGAATCAGTCTGAATAA
- a CDS encoding O-antigen ligase — translation MAHISDSSPKPWSHQWLLYLGLISLGIFAWLPNSYVAMRDWFWLPVWQGGFLCVGLWFLLTLRDYHRSWQTLGYGLDWGIGALALSLLLSTLGAASPKAAAWYLVMVLGHGLALYALRNWLQQNQLWQRLWVGLCIVGTGSAVVSLGLWLPQADWFSLRNGLPLGSYGAMGGYLVLILPMVVALAIARKGQQRLFWGVGAGLILLDLYTTAARSALVAIAIVGVFSYILSLANLRRDFSFQKLTVRSLLLAVVLLTAGLNPRVFASANWQNIQPTVASDLNLVGSVKSRFLLWVTSTDFVQLNPLNGIGIGNLGRSLDLFRPLTGQSPETPHLFSTPLQILSEMGLYGVVAALLLLFMVMRLWLSMLPYVEQGSAAELLIYGIGAGWASYGMVCFVDYQLEYLPISLTLVATLALLLAIAQIYSPEEQEPFSNRQRRGIQLVGLWFLTVVLYLGLPMTFAVALNDQAQEAKGVRNTDRYEEKLQEAHRLVPWQQSHMVDLGMHYWQQRQEKLATGLAPGEFEILSGSIRTYFQAASRAVPDDVLLKYNDGAIAVDFEPERSTQIFEDLLKNDANRFPYVFYFLAQSYSEQELYPEKVEELLALQLLRTPEFLTAPRWDTEPTLKALRDKIYPKAIAHYEALLKQLPPNSRDFQQLYETMLLLKWWQNDFLGQVTPSRLRPAVQAIILADSQPQRSLEIINDALAEIADDLPTQLLKAWFDPEFAISIERPNGETVIVSQPSESYANLREWIADIFPSELVTATPVPNRDFRYRDPNLAGLSRIIPPANLRSVPMLDLLGLFGDRPVPEVETFLTEQQQTLLE, via the coding sequence ATGGCTCACATTTCTGACTCATCTCCAAAGCCTTGGTCACACCAATGGCTTCTTTATCTTGGCCTAATTAGTCTCGGCATTTTTGCTTGGCTGCCAAACAGTTATGTCGCCATGCGGGATTGGTTTTGGTTACCGGTTTGGCAGGGAGGATTTCTATGTGTAGGACTATGGTTTTTGTTAACGCTGCGGGATTACCATCGATCCTGGCAAACGTTAGGTTATGGATTGGATTGGGGCATTGGGGCATTGGCGTTATCACTACTGCTCTCAACCCTAGGGGCAGCATCGCCGAAGGCTGCGGCTTGGTATTTAGTCATGGTGCTTGGTCACGGCTTGGCTCTATATGCACTCCGAAATTGGCTACAGCAAAATCAGCTCTGGCAAAGGTTATGGGTCGGATTATGCATCGTTGGCACAGGATCAGCGGTAGTGAGTTTGGGATTGTGGCTTCCGCAGGCAGATTGGTTTAGTCTCCGAAATGGTCTGCCTCTCGGCTCCTATGGAGCAATGGGTGGTTACCTAGTTCTAATTTTGCCGATGGTTGTAGCTTTGGCGATCGCCCGCAAAGGTCAGCAAAGATTGTTCTGGGGTGTTGGGGCTGGCCTTATTTTGCTCGATTTGTATACAACTGCGGCCCGTTCTGCGTTGGTGGCGATCGCCATTGTGGGAGTTTTTAGCTATATCTTGTCTTTGGCAAATTTACGGCGGGATTTTTCATTTCAGAAATTAACGGTACGTAGCCTTTTGCTCGCAGTGGTGCTCTTAACAGCAGGATTAAATCCAAGGGTATTTGCATCAGCGAATTGGCAAAATATTCAGCCAACAGTGGCATCTGACCTAAATTTAGTGGGCTCGGTAAAAAGTCGCTTTCTCCTTTGGGTCACAAGTACTGATTTTGTACAGCTAAATCCGCTCAATGGAATTGGAATTGGTAATCTCGGGCGATCATTAGATCTCTTTCGGCCACTCACTGGCCAATCCCCTGAAACACCACATTTGTTTAGTACTCCTCTACAGATTTTGAGTGAGATGGGTCTGTATGGTGTGGTAGCAGCATTACTCCTGCTATTTATGGTGATGCGACTGTGGCTCTCGATGCTCCCTTACGTTGAGCAGGGCAGTGCCGCAGAATTATTGATCTATGGCATCGGGGCTGGCTGGGCAAGCTACGGCATGGTCTGTTTTGTCGATTATCAATTGGAATATTTACCAATTAGCCTGACTTTGGTAGCAACCCTTGCGTTACTGTTGGCGATCGCCCAAATCTATAGTCCTGAGGAACAAGAGCCTTTTTCCAATCGACAGCGCCGAGGCATTCAGCTCGTGGGGTTATGGTTCCTGACGGTGGTGTTGTATTTGGGATTGCCGATGACCTTTGCAGTCGCTTTAAATGATCAAGCTCAAGAAGCAAAAGGGGTTAGAAATACAGACCGCTACGAAGAAAAATTACAAGAAGCCCATCGTCTTGTGCCTTGGCAACAGAGCCATATGGTGGATTTGGGGATGCACTATTGGCAACAACGACAGGAGAAATTAGCGACAGGTCTAGCGCCAGGAGAATTTGAAATATTAAGTGGCTCGATTCGGACTTATTTTCAGGCAGCAAGTCGAGCGGTGCCAGATGATGTGCTTTTGAAATATAACGATGGGGCGATCGCCGTTGATTTTGAGCCAGAGCGCAGTACTCAAATTTTTGAAGACCTATTAAAAAATGACGCGAATCGCTTTCCTTATGTCTTTTACTTTTTAGCGCAGAGCTACAGCGAACAAGAACTTTATCCCGAAAAAGTTGAAGAATTGTTAGCGCTCCAACTACTGCGTACCCCTGAATTTCTAACCGCTCCTCGTTGGGACACAGAGCCGACACTCAAAGCATTGCGAGACAAAATCTATCCAAAGGCGATCGCCCACTATGAGGCTTTACTGAAACAATTACCGCCCAATAGCCGCGATTTCCAGCAGCTTTACGAGACCATGCTTTTACTAAAATGGTGGCAAAATGATTTTCTCGGACAAGTGACGCCTAGTCGCCTCCGACCTGCAGTACAAGCGATTATTTTGGCGGATTCCCAACCTCAGCGTTCCCTAGAAATTATTAATGATGCTCTCGCAGAAATTGCTGACGATTTGCCAACGCAATTGCTGAAAGCTTGGTTTGATCCAGAATTTGCCATCAGTATTGAGCGCCCGAATGGTGAAACGGTCATCGTCAGCCAACCAAGTGAAAGCTACGCCAATTTACGGGAATGGATTGCCGATATTTTTCCCAGTGAACTGGTCACAGCAACGCCTGTCCCAAACCGAGACTTTCGCTATCGTGATCCGAATCTCGCTGGCTTGAGTCGGATTATTCCGCCAGCAAATTTACGGTCTGTGCCAATGCTAGACCTTTTAGGATTGTTTGGCGATCGCCCAGTGCCTGAAGTTGAAACATTCCTCACAGAACAGCAACAAACACTATTGGAATAA
- the psb35 gene encoding photosystem II assembly protein Psb35: MSHYTDFLVTIAAKSFPLYFTLVYAVGLVAAVGIGLVAFFNSKRPVGWENAKKPDLIPDLNTSKNKDKEPDN, encoded by the coding sequence ATGAGCCACTATACAGATTTTTTAGTTACTATTGCCGCCAAGTCTTTTCCGTTATATTTCACGTTGGTGTATGCCGTTGGTTTGGTGGCTGCTGTTGGCATTGGTCTTGTCGCTTTTTTTAATTCCAAGCGACCTGTAGGTTGGGAAAATGCAAAAAAACCTGATTTAATCCCTGACTTGAATACCAGTAAGAACAAAGATAAAGAGCCAGATAATTAG